A section of the Lineus longissimus chromosome 1, tnLinLong1.2, whole genome shotgun sequence genome encodes:
- the LOC135488013 gene encoding very long chain fatty acid elongase 1-like, with protein sequence MITIWVFFEIVMGMPSFITFCFYMMMIFLSLLWQRITKPLDMRPVLVAYNFICSFLSCCTFLGFIYYGIVKSPSLYYMKYVEGLSSVYYLYYLTKNIELMDTVFMVLRHKRRQISFLHVFHHSSMVMLSNYAATVTPWPAIAPYLGMNSFVHIVLYFYYGLTALQPDNPPQWKKALTQLQIAQFMIILVFTLYGYQFHKFCVYSIFYPLSMMILFSNFYYAAYLTQHRERTKPLKSKDP encoded by the exons ATGATCACGATCTGGGTTTTCTTTGAGATCGTGATGGGCATGCCATCTTTCATCACGTTCTGCTTCtacatgatgatgatattcCTATCGCTGCTTTGGCAGAGAATAACCAAGCCCCTTGATATGCGACCT GTGCTTGTCGCATACAACTTCATCTGTAGTTTCCTGAGTTGCTGCACGTTCCTTGGCTTCATCTATTACGGCATCGTCAAGAGTCCATCACTGTACTACATGAAGTACGTTGAGGGTCTGAGTTCCGTTTACTACCTTTACTACCTCACCAAGAACATCGAACTAATGGACACAGTCTTCATGGTTTTAAGACACAAGCGGCGACAGATCTCATTCCTTCACGTCTTCCATCACAGCTCAATGGTCATGCTGAGTAACTATGCAGCCACAGTCACTCCGTGGCCCGCAATCGCACCTTACCTCGGCATGAACAGTTTCGTTCACATTGTCCTCTACTTTTACTACGGCTTGACAGCCCTGCAACCCGACAACCCACCTCAGTGGAAAAAGGCTTTAACCCAGCTGCAAATCGCCCAGTTTATGATTATACTAGTATTCACACTTTATGGTTACCAGTTCCATAAATTCTGCGTATACTCAATATTCTATCCACTAAGTATGATGATCCTTTTTTCTAACTTCTACTACGCTGCCTACCTTACACAACACCGGGAAAGGACTAAACCATTAAAAAGTAAAGATCCGTAA